A genomic segment from Plasmodium coatneyi strain Hackeri chromosome 1, complete sequence encodes:
- a CDS encoding Eukaryotic aspartyl protease gives MKHAKGLRTLFCGALFLLHLCWEATCHKVYKVGPEPIPCSQCRDVRECSACVFEEQESPYAIHLKLNKNKPNDHSNLKKHHDSLKLGGVKYYVKRGEGISGSLGNPSGNTLNDIDRINEEIRNRREDSAQGGRNFIDISSYGKDSLSDYFVGVQKHAYTEVGSINGGSNEGAGDHPARVEKNFIDLKNTNAVVEQTEENVFLVPLKHLRDSQFVGKLLVGVPPQEIHPIFDTGSTNLWVVTTDCEENSCKKVNRYNPYKSKTFRRSFIGKNLHIVFGSGSISGSIGKETFVLGDHTVRNQTFGLVESESNDSLNGDNIFDYIDFEGIVGLGFPEMLSAGKVSFFDNLLKQNKNLSPQFSFYISPDDNTSTFIIGGLSKSFYEGSIYMLPVIKEYYWEVELDAIYVGEKKICCEEKSYAIFDTGTSYNTMPSAQIKDFFDVVASVPCTEENYQDVLKKYPVIKYVFGDLVIELMPEEYMILNEDSCIPAYMQIDVPSEKNHAYLLGSIAFMRHYYTVFVRGVGGKPSMVGVAKAKSAAPAVK, from the coding sequence ATGAAGCACGCCAAGGGGTTAAGGACGCTCTTCTGTGGAGCTCtgtttttacttcatttatGTTGGGAAGCCACGTGCCACAAGGTGTATAAGGTTGGGCCAGAACCCATCCCCTGTTCGCAATGCAGAGACGTACGGGAATGTAGTGCGTGTGTGTTTGAGGAACAGGAGTCTCCATATGCAATCCACTTGAAGCTAAACAAGAACAAGCCAAATGACCACAGCAATTTGAAAAAGCATCACGATTCGCTGAAGCTCGGAGGGGTGAAGTACTACGTCAAGAGGGGAGAAGGAATTTCAGGCAGTTTGGGTAACCCATCGGGGAACACCCTGAATGATATAGACAGGATTAACGAGGAGATCAGAAACAGGCGTGAGGACAGCGCTCAGGGGGGCAGGAACTTCATTGACATTAGCAGTTATGGAAAGGATAGCTTGTCAGACTACTTTGTGGGTGTGCAGAAGCATGCCTACACGGAGGTGGGGAGCATAAACGGGGGAAGTAACGAAGGTGCAGGTGACCACCCCGCCAGGGTGGAAAAGAACTTCATCGACCTGAAGAACACCAACGCAGTGGTGGAACAGACGGAGGAGAACGTCTTCCTAGTCCCGCTGAAGCATTTGCGAGATAGCCAATTTGTTGGGAAGCTCCTAGTTGGGGTTCCTCCACAGGAGATCCACCCCATCTTCGACACAGGCAGTACAAATCTGTGGGTCGTTACAACAGATTGTGAAGAAAATTCTTGCAAAAAAGTTAACAGGTACAATCCGTATAAATCCAAAACGTTTAGGAGGTCCTTCATAGGGAAGAATCTTCACATCGTTTTCGGATCGGGTTCTATTTCAGGATCCATTGGGAAAGAAACGTTCGTCTTAGGAGACCACACAGTACGCAACCAAACCTTTGGCTTAGTGGAGAGTGAATCGAATGACAGTTTAAATGGAGATAACATTTTTGACTACATAGATTTTGAGGGGATTGTTGGGTTGGGATTCCCAGAAATGCTATCTGCAGGGAaggtttcctttttcgaTAACCTACTAAagcagaataaaaatttgtcacCCCAGTTTTCTTTCTACATTTCACCAGATGACAACACATCTACATTTATAATAGGTGGTTTGAGCAAATCCTTTTACGAAGGTAGTATTTATATGCTTCCCGTCATTAAGGAGTATTATTGGGAAGTGGAGTTGGACGCCATTTACgtgggggagaagaaaatttgcTGTGAGGAGAAAAGTTACGCGATTTTCGACACAGGAACGTCCTACAACACTATGCCCAGTGCACAGATAAAGGACTTCTTCGATGTAGTTGCTTCTGTCCCTTGTACGGAAGAGAATTACCAGGACGTCCTCAAGAAATATCCCGTCATTAAGTATGTCTTTGGCGACTTAGTTATAGAACTTATGCCTGAAGAATACATGATTTTAAATGAGGACAGTTGCATCCCGGCGTACATGCAGATTGACGTTCCCTCTGAGAAGAACCACGCGTACCTCCTCGGAAGCATTGCCTTCATGCGGCACTACTACACGGTCTTCGTGCGTGGCGTGGGGGGAAAACCGTCCATGGTGGGCGTTGCGAAGGCCAAGTCGGCTGCACCGGCTGTGAAGTGA